One genomic segment of Lysobacter sp. 5GHs7-4 includes these proteins:
- a CDS encoding DsbA family oxidoreductase, which produces MSQPLKIDFVSDVSCPWCAVGLKSLEQAIARVGGDLHVELHFQPFELNPQMGPQGQDIDEHLIEKYGSTPAQLAQNREALRQRGAALGFEFNLRNRIYNTFDAHRLLHWAALEGGEHERALKHALLRAYFTEGRDVSAHETLAEVAASVGLDASRARQILASGEYADEVRAQERHYQSQGISAVPSVIINDRHLIQGGQPVELFERALRQIAGLEPTQGVVG; this is translated from the coding sequence ATGTCCCAGCCGCTGAAGATCGATTTCGTTTCCGACGTTTCCTGCCCCTGGTGCGCGGTCGGGCTGAAGTCGCTGGAGCAGGCGATCGCGCGCGTCGGCGGCGATCTCCACGTCGAGCTGCACTTCCAGCCCTTCGAGCTCAATCCGCAGATGGGGCCGCAGGGACAGGACATCGACGAGCATCTGATCGAGAAGTACGGTTCCACGCCGGCCCAGCTGGCGCAGAATCGCGAAGCGCTGCGCCAGCGCGGCGCCGCATTGGGCTTCGAGTTCAACCTGCGCAACCGCATCTACAACACCTTCGACGCCCATCGCCTGCTGCATTGGGCGGCGCTGGAGGGCGGCGAGCACGAGCGCGCGCTCAAGCACGCGCTGTTGCGCGCCTATTTCACCGAGGGGCGCGACGTTTCGGCGCACGAAACCTTGGCCGAAGTGGCCGCGTCGGTAGGCCTGGACGCGTCGCGCGCCAGGCAGATCCTGGCCAGCGGCGAGTACGCCGACGAGGTGCGCGCGCAGGAACGTCACTACCAGAGCCAGGGCATCAGCGCGGTGCCGTCGGTGATCATCAACGATCGCCATCTGATCCAGGGCGGTCAGCCGGTGGAATTGTTCGAGCGCGCCTTGCGCCAGATCGCCGGACTGGAACCCACGCAGGGCGTCGTGGGCTAA
- a CDS encoding N-acetylmuramoyl-L-alanine amidase, with protein MALIRANRESIDDRFSVLGFTVRSENPLFEIGLATDPELLKSENRARRTASNFYSTRVLGGARRGEAVYLVPPSVVARFVGQPRLYFGLATYNEGDRSRPVSVKIPDAGNMYVNLSGLTERGLRRTARLDTVSGYGSAAANGGLAWGGDALVTNGVARVNGNGRGNGAAPAPAEPAPYSDGYSDDLWQQGASPAPASNGHDTAAPTAPVAAPAPAPVAPDAAPATAQSYGRYSQRYDAPQPRTPAPNPRSLLVSPYYQPTNWFDALTSQIGFFVSSAIWFLGVTDTTVPPHSAICQVRRPDGSEEGALHGSAFFIGPCLLLTAAHVVDGQSELIIVPGKNGAGVSTATEPFGRFSVRAADCRKHPSYSAGNSDFDMAVIRVPAANAVPSDRYFDLVEELTQSRPEGVVVCGYSARWYANDAIEQWVNDNIDPNKQHLHGGYIRSLPTDETFDYDLQTLGGASGSPVYWIEGGSFPRAHMVGVHVAAHSATTNLGCRITPAKRQWIAQEAAGFGVSFSLAQRATSRAQSLGGGGKVYARAQEIITPFYDPADPSTALSCQADAFSLAREEWFAGVPNTSLYPHSAICQLLMTAPDGSGYQGTGFYIGRNRILTCAHNLHGMSSVQIIPGRNGAGGRPYGQCTVQSSSWRIAPRYSGDGDWNNDLAVIDNVPLAAPGGQYFEFLQATPSDRLPVVVCGYSAASRAVPELDAIIDGDKQHLHGGYVREQPNPETIDYPILSLMGASGSPVYTLADRGGLKALICAVHVSGEPAAQGLNRGCFITPSKIDWIEGRATTFALGMPGGPRGRARALALEDDEQDNKGICEAIPDETVAAEQSYRQARALDAPAPEYPGASRFAPAYSGNYRTMRTQRTVDRIVVHITDGGSRITGTIGWFQNPDQRNSRNEHITVSAHYVIGRDGEVVQMVRNNDVAWHASSANTHGIGIEHVANKRGLDPTEAQYQASSALVAWLCAQYGLPIDREHIIGHQEASPRDNHDCPSRLWNWDHYMDCVRAAAAAAAPAPAATAQGLRGRGRATALALPGRPYATAQEIITPYYDPSNPMSALTCQDDAFSLAREEWFVGVDDTRSFPHSAICQLLMTDSAGNGWGGTGFYIGPNRILTCAHNLHNKVNVTVVPGQNGRSGKPFGECTLPSSSWRIAPRYTGTGNWENDLAVIENVPIAAPNGQYFEFLNATPSEHMPIVVCGYSGASDAVPELTAAIDGDKQHLHGGYAASQSNGEVIEYPILTLHGASGSPVYHLDRSSGQLKAQVCAVHVTGQPAAQGLNRGCFITPTKIDWIEGRATSFALGAGRPVRALSGEGSDYPVVLVPQPNKDACWAASMAMLLSWRHNASYTPETLANQVGGSLASSYGWDLLNAVRDRYGFAVIPHPSNASVYNTPTQWAQWLRECGALWVVIVGAPHAVVIAGIRGNLEDPASVQVKVLNPWDTRIAFDADPIDFHPANNGYEDWLPFADFAADFGNMAEPDYGNWRVLHLPPDAPRPTAQSLGQGGSLRLARPPAAVRAFDVGGDTAAIGETREPIEPSRVAGTRMSVLRGSAGACRWSLDQLEGLKSPSLLSPSVSSAAAADVHIDLGEWPAIEGQSSPLPIAIDFRASQGSVGDVRVIAGTPANLAYGVEATARIEDAADVGSVAALKLSIDYRFSGLAQGSPAARIELRLLGDGRYERENRWVTTA; from the coding sequence ATGGCACTCATCCGAGCCAACCGCGAATCGATCGACGATCGTTTCAGCGTGCTGGGCTTCACGGTCCGCAGCGAGAACCCGCTGTTCGAGATCGGCCTGGCCACCGACCCGGAGCTGCTCAAGTCCGAAAACCGCGCCCGCCGCACGGCCAGCAACTTCTACTCCACCCGCGTCCTCGGCGGCGCCCGCCGCGGCGAGGCGGTGTACCTGGTGCCGCCCAGCGTGGTCGCGCGCTTCGTCGGCCAGCCGCGTCTGTACTTCGGTTTGGCGACCTACAACGAAGGCGACCGCAGCCGTCCGGTGTCGGTGAAGATCCCCGATGCCGGCAACATGTACGTCAATCTCAGCGGCCTGACCGAACGCGGCCTGCGCCGCACCGCGCGCCTGGACACGGTGTCGGGCTACGGCAGCGCCGCGGCCAACGGCGGCCTGGCCTGGGGCGGCGACGCCCTGGTCACCAATGGCGTCGCGCGCGTCAACGGCAACGGCCGCGGCAACGGCGCCGCGCCCGCGCCCGCGGAACCGGCGCCGTACAGCGACGGCTACTCCGACGATCTGTGGCAACAGGGCGCCAGCCCCGCGCCGGCCAGCAACGGCCACGACACCGCAGCGCCCACCGCGCCTGTCGCGGCGCCCGCACCCGCGCCCGTGGCGCCGGATGCGGCGCCCGCGACGGCGCAGTCCTACGGCCGTTACAGCCAGCGCTACGACGCGCCGCAGCCGCGCACGCCGGCGCCAAATCCGCGCTCGCTGCTGGTATCGCCCTACTACCAGCCGACCAACTGGTTCGACGCCCTCACCAGCCAGATCGGCTTCTTCGTCAGCAGCGCGATCTGGTTCCTTGGCGTCACCGACACCACGGTGCCGCCGCATTCGGCGATCTGCCAGGTGCGCCGTCCCGACGGCAGCGAAGAGGGCGCTCTGCACGGCAGCGCGTTCTTCATCGGCCCCTGCCTGCTGCTGACCGCGGCGCACGTGGTCGACGGCCAGAGCGAACTGATCATCGTGCCGGGCAAGAACGGCGCCGGCGTGAGCACCGCCACCGAGCCCTTCGGCCGCTTCAGCGTACGCGCCGCCGATTGCCGCAAGCACCCGTCCTACAGCGCCGGCAACAGCGACTTCGACATGGCGGTGATCCGCGTGCCGGCCGCCAACGCGGTGCCGTCCGATCGCTATTTCGATCTGGTCGAGGAACTCACCCAGTCGCGCCCCGAAGGCGTGGTGGTGTGCGGCTACTCGGCGCGTTGGTACGCCAACGACGCGATCGAACAGTGGGTCAACGACAACATCGACCCGAACAAGCAGCACCTGCACGGCGGCTACATCCGCAGCCTGCCCACCGACGAGACCTTCGACTACGACCTGCAGACCCTGGGCGGCGCCAGCGGCTCGCCGGTGTATTGGATCGAGGGCGGCAGTTTCCCGCGCGCGCACATGGTCGGCGTGCACGTGGCCGCGCATTCGGCCACCACCAACCTGGGCTGCCGCATCACGCCCGCCAAGCGCCAGTGGATCGCCCAGGAGGCGGCCGGCTTCGGCGTGTCGTTCTCGCTCGCGCAGCGCGCCACCTCGCGCGCGCAGTCCTTGGGCGGCGGCGGCAAGGTCTATGCGCGCGCGCAGGAGATCATCACCCCGTTCTACGACCCCGCCGATCCGTCCACCGCGCTGAGCTGCCAGGCCGATGCCTTCAGTCTGGCGCGCGAGGAATGGTTCGCCGGCGTGCCCAACACCTCGCTGTATCCGCATTCGGCGATCTGCCAGCTGCTGATGACCGCGCCCGACGGTTCGGGCTATCAGGGCACCGGCTTCTACATCGGCCGCAACCGCATCCTGACCTGCGCGCACAACCTGCACGGCATGAGCAGCGTGCAGATCATTCCCGGCCGCAACGGCGCCGGCGGGCGGCCCTACGGGCAGTGCACGGTGCAGTCCTCGTCGTGGCGGATCGCGCCGCGCTACAGCGGCGACGGCGACTGGAACAACGACCTGGCGGTGATCGACAACGTGCCGCTGGCCGCGCCCGGCGGGCAATACTTCGAGTTCCTGCAGGCCACGCCCTCCGACCGCCTGCCGGTGGTGGTCTGCGGCTACTCCGCCGCCTCGCGCGCGGTGCCGGAACTGGACGCGATCATCGACGGCGACAAGCAGCACCTGCACGGCGGCTATGTGCGCGAGCAGCCCAACCCGGAGACCATCGACTATCCCATCCTGTCGCTGATGGGCGCCAGCGGTTCGCCGGTCTACACCCTGGCCGACCGCGGCGGACTCAAGGCGCTGATCTGCGCGGTCCACGTCAGCGGCGAGCCCGCGGCGCAGGGCCTCAACCGCGGCTGCTTCATCACGCCCAGCAAGATCGACTGGATCGAGGGCCGCGCCACCACCTTCGCGCTGGGCATGCCCGGCGGCCCGCGCGGCCGCGCGCGCGCGCTGGCGCTGGAAGACGACGAGCAGGACAACAAGGGCATCTGCGAAGCCATCCCCGACGAGACCGTGGCGGCCGAGCAGTCCTACCGCCAGGCGCGCGCGCTGGATGCGCCGGCGCCGGAGTATCCGGGCGCCAGCCGTTTCGCGCCGGCCTACAGCGGCAACTACCGCACCATGCGCACGCAGCGCACGGTGGACCGCATCGTCGTCCACATCACCGACGGCGGCTCGCGCATCACCGGCACCATCGGCTGGTTCCAGAACCCCGACCAGCGCAACTCGCGCAACGAGCACATCACCGTCAGCGCCCACTACGTCATCGGCCGCGACGGCGAGGTCGTGCAGATGGTGCGCAACAACGACGTGGCCTGGCATGCCAGCAGCGCCAACACCCACGGCATCGGCATCGAGCACGTCGCCAACAAGCGCGGACTGGACCCGACCGAGGCGCAGTACCAGGCCTCCTCGGCGCTGGTGGCGTGGCTGTGCGCGCAGTACGGCCTGCCGATCGACCGCGAACACATCATCGGCCACCAGGAAGCGTCGCCGCGCGACAACCACGATTGCCCGAGCCGCCTGTGGAACTGGGACCACTACATGGATTGCGTGCGCGCCGCCGCGGCGGCCGCCGCGCCCGCGCCGGCCGCGACCGCCCAAGGCCTGCGCGGCCGCGGCCGTGCGACCGCGCTGGCGCTCCCGGGACGCCCCTACGCGACCGCGCAGGAAATCATCACGCCGTACTACGACCCGTCCAACCCGATGAGCGCGCTGACCTGCCAGGACGATGCCTTCAGTCTGGCGCGCGAGGAATGGTTCGTCGGCGTCGACGACACGCGTTCGTTCCCGCACTCGGCGATCTGCCAGCTGCTGATGACCGACAGCGCCGGCAACGGCTGGGGCGGCACCGGCTTCTACATCGGCCCCAACCGCATCCTGACCTGCGCCCACAACCTGCACAACAAGGTCAACGTGACCGTGGTGCCGGGCCAGAACGGACGCAGCGGCAAGCCGTTCGGCGAATGCACCCTGCCCAGCTCTTCCTGGCGTATCGCGCCGCGCTACACCGGCACGGGCAACTGGGAGAACGACCTAGCGGTGATCGAGAACGTGCCGATCGCCGCGCCCAACGGCCAGTACTTCGAATTCCTCAACGCCACTCCGTCCGAGCACATGCCGATCGTGGTCTGCGGCTACTCCGGCGCGTCCGACGCGGTGCCCGAACTCACCGCCGCGATCGACGGCGACAAGCAGCACCTGCATGGCGGTTACGCCGCCTCGCAGAGCAACGGCGAGGTCATCGAGTACCCGATCCTGACCCTGCACGGCGCCAGCGGCTCGCCGGTCTATCACCTCGATAGAAGCAGCGGTCAGCTCAAGGCGCAGGTCTGCGCGGTCCACGTGACCGGCCAGCCGGCGGCGCAGGGCTTGAACCGCGGCTGCTTCATCACCCCGACCAAGATCGACTGGATCGAAGGCCGCGCCACCAGCTTCGCGCTGGGCGCAGGCCGTCCGGTGCGCGCGCTGTCGGGCGAGGGCAGCGACTACCCGGTGGTGCTGGTGCCGCAACCGAACAAGGACGCGTGCTGGGCGGCCTCGATGGCGATGCTGCTGTCGTGGCGCCACAACGCCTCCTACACGCCCGAGACCCTGGCCAACCAGGTCGGCGGATCGCTGGCCAGTTCCTACGGCTGGGACCTGCTCAACGCGGTACGCGACCGCTACGGCTTCGCGGTGATTCCGCACCCGTCCAACGCCAGCGTCTACAACACGCCCACGCAATGGGCGCAGTGGCTGCGCGAGTGCGGCGCCTTGTGGGTGGTGATCGTCGGCGCGCCGCATGCGGTGGTCATCGCCGGCATTCGCGGCAACCTGGAAGATCCGGCCAGCGTGCAGGTCAAGGTGCTCAATCCCTGGGATACCCGCATCGCCTTCGACGCCGATCCTATCGATTTCCATCCGGCCAACAACGGCTACGAAGACTGGCTGCCGTTCGCCGACTTCGCCGCCGATTTCGGCAACATGGCCGAACCCGACTACGGCAACTGGCGCGTGCTGCACCTGCCGCCGGACGCGCCGCGTCCGACCGCGCAATCGCTGGGCCAGGGCGGCAGCCTGAGGCTGGCGCGTCCGCCGGCCGCGGTGCGCGCGTTCGATGTCGGCGGCGATACCGCCGCCATCGGCGAAACCCGCGAGCCGATCGAACCCAGCCGCGTCGCGGGCACGCGCATGAGCGTGCTGCGCGGCAGCGCCGGCGCCTGCCGCTGGAGCCTGGACCAGCTCGAAGGCCTGAAGTCGCCGTCGTTGCTGTCGCCCAGCGTGAGCTCGGCCGCCGCTGCGGACGTGCACATCGATCTGGGCGAATGGCCGGCGATCGAAGGCCAGTCCTCGCCGCTGCCGATCGCGATCGACTTCCGCGCCTCGCAGGGCTCGGTCGGCGACGTGCGCGTGATCGCGGGCACGCCGGCCAATCTGGCCTACGGCGTGGAAGCGACCGCGCGCATCGAGGACGCCGCCGACGTCGGCAGCGTCGCGGCACTGAAGCTGAGCATCGACTACCGCTTCAGCGGACTCGCACAGGGCAGCCCGGCGGCGCGCATCGAACTGCGCCTGCTCGGCGACGGCCGCTACGAGCGCGAGAACCGCTGGGTGACGACGGCCTGA
- a CDS encoding MetQ/NlpA family ABC transporter substrate-binding protein, which yields MKKFGLYAFALVALTACSAGEEAPLETLTVAATAVPHAEILDVVKPLLAKNGVKLEVQVYKDYAQPNDRVASKLVDVNYFQTAPFLEAYNREHGTRLTPVIGVHIEPLGAYSQRYESLKALPVGAVVAIPNEPSNNSRALILLHHAGVIELRDSDNPLALPGDVIANPRKLVLREYDSERLPELLERVDLAVINTNYALEAGLDPIRDALTLERRESPYVNFLVARPDNVRDPKVLKLAAALTRPEVKVFIQTRYRGAVLPAF from the coding sequence ATGAAGAAGTTCGGTCTGTACGCGTTCGCGCTGGTCGCGCTCACGGCCTGTTCGGCCGGCGAAGAGGCGCCGCTGGAGACGCTGACCGTGGCCGCCACCGCGGTGCCGCACGCCGAGATCCTGGACGTGGTCAAGCCGCTGCTGGCCAAGAACGGCGTCAAGCTGGAAGTGCAGGTGTACAAGGATTACGCGCAGCCCAACGACCGCGTCGCCAGCAAGTTGGTCGACGTGAATTATTTTCAGACCGCGCCGTTCCTGGAAGCGTACAACCGCGAGCACGGCACCCGGCTCACGCCCGTGATCGGCGTGCATATCGAACCGCTGGGCGCCTATTCGCAGCGCTACGAATCGCTGAAGGCGCTGCCGGTGGGCGCGGTGGTCGCGATCCCCAACGAGCCCAGCAACAACAGCCGCGCGCTGATCCTGCTGCACCACGCCGGCGTGATCGAGCTGCGCGATTCCGACAATCCGCTGGCCCTGCCGGGCGACGTGATCGCCAACCCGCGCAAGCTGGTGCTGCGCGAATACGACTCCGAGCGCCTGCCCGAGCTGCTGGAGCGGGTCGATCTGGCGGTGATCAACACCAACTACGCGCTGGAGGCCGGGCTGGACCCGATCCGCGACGCGCTGACGCTGGAGCGCCGCGAGTCGCCCTACGTCAATTTCCTGGTCGCGCGCCCCGACAACGTGCGCGATCCCAAGGTGCTCAAGCTCGCCGCCGCGCTGACCCGGCCCGAGGTCAAGGTGTTCATCCAGACGCGTTATCGCGGCGCGGTGCTGCCGGCGTTCTGA
- a CDS encoding GNAT family N-acetyltransferase has product MSHELRLRPCAGGDEAALALVGQASFLETFAGILGGRDIVQHCERAHAPSVYRAWLDDPACALWLAEAEPGDAPVGYAVVAPAQLPLADLAADDLELKRIYLLSRFHGGGWGKRLLAAAVAHARAAGARRLLLGVYAGNAAAIGFYERAGFRAVGTRSFNVGGRDYDDRILSLALD; this is encoded by the coding sequence ATGAGCCACGAACTGCGACTGCGGCCCTGCGCCGGCGGCGACGAGGCCGCACTGGCCCTGGTCGGCCAGGCCAGCTTTCTGGAAACCTTCGCCGGCATCCTCGGCGGCCGCGACATCGTCCAGCACTGCGAACGCGCGCATGCGCCGTCCGTCTACCGCGCCTGGCTGGACGATCCGGCCTGCGCGCTGTGGCTGGCCGAAGCCGAGCCTGGCGACGCGCCGGTGGGGTATGCGGTGGTCGCGCCGGCGCAGTTGCCGCTGGCCGATCTGGCCGCCGACGATCTCGAACTCAAGCGCATCTACCTGCTCAGCCGTTTCCATGGCGGCGGTTGGGGCAAGCGCCTGCTGGCGGCCGCGGTGGCGCACGCACGCGCGGCCGGCGCGCGCCGCCTGCTGCTGGGCGTCTATGCTGGCAACGCCGCCGCGATCGGCTTCTACGAGCGCGCCGGCTTCCGCGCGGTCGGCACGCGCAGCTTCAACGTCGGCGGGCGCGACTACGACGACCGCATCCTGAGTCTGGCGCTGGACTGA
- a CDS encoding helix-turn-helix transcriptional regulator: protein MSGLSLRIRKARALTTLSQAELARRIGVKRSAVTQWEHPAGTTPSVEHLIQIAQETGLSFEWLATGRGPSRCEGAEQAPAVIVDDYARDEHESEALSHFRRLSGSRRRMALEILQILGG, encoded by the coding sequence GTGAGTGGCTTGTCGTTGAGAATTCGCAAAGCCAGGGCCCTGACCACCCTGTCCCAAGCCGAGCTGGCACGCCGCATCGGCGTCAAGCGCAGCGCGGTCACGCAGTGGGAACACCCGGCGGGCACCACGCCCAGCGTGGAACACCTGATCCAGATCGCGCAGGAGACCGGCCTGAGCTTCGAATGGCTGGCCACCGGCCGCGGGCCCAGCCGCTGCGAGGGCGCCGAGCAGGCGCCGGCGGTGATCGTCGACGACTATGCGCGCGACGAGCACGAGAGCGAGGCGCTGTCGCATTTCCGCCGCCTGTCCGGCAGCCGCCGGCGCATGGCCTTGGAAATCCTGCAGATCCTCGGCGGTTGA
- a CDS encoding S8 family serine peptidase, whose product MNAATSPRVPGRLLVTLRLGEVPEHLPGLRACTQYGTPIAEHIDGGVIDRLLRHHGDAFRAARLHSARTPRSARAVTGARRFDDVEQLSGVARVLRIELRDPRGAYALLQALAELPTVERVGADHLCRAPFAVPADATAHDDGKRAWARELIRLPQALAYEPGDPATVIGLADTGVAIQHAELATRLRAGFDSVDLDPSTVGGLTLVGDYRRRGERPQDEVGHGTGCAGILVARGEGIPPGGAGACGLTPVRVLGAAVGADERRFGVGALDNIDAGMKRLIDLGVKVINMSFGTPESALGADAPKPHEEIVRYALARGVILVAASGNSGLTENYYPAAHEGVIAVGAIDSQRRPASFSTRGEHVSICAPGRDILTCGLEGYQTASGTSFASPFVAAVCGLLASRSQRRAWPLDSAETREVLIESARPFASAGVEGCGHGMVDALAALQALDARIDRAIREEGDEPTDVPPALAAA is encoded by the coding sequence ATGAACGCCGCCACGTCCCCGCGCGTGCCCGGCCGCCTGCTGGTGACCCTGCGCCTGGGCGAGGTGCCCGAGCATCTGCCCGGCCTGCGCGCCTGCACCCAATACGGCACCCCGATCGCCGAGCATATCGACGGCGGCGTGATCGATCGCTTGCTGCGTCATCACGGCGATGCCTTCCGTGCCGCGCGCCTGCACAGCGCGCGCACGCCGCGCAGCGCGCGGGCCGTGACCGGCGCGCGCCGTTTCGACGACGTCGAGCAGCTCAGCGGCGTGGCGCGGGTGCTGCGCATCGAACTGCGCGATCCCCGCGGCGCCTACGCACTGTTGCAGGCGCTGGCGGAACTGCCCACGGTCGAACGCGTCGGTGCCGATCACCTGTGCCGCGCGCCGTTCGCCGTACCCGCAGACGCCACTGCGCACGACGACGGCAAGCGCGCCTGGGCGCGCGAACTGATCCGCCTGCCGCAGGCCCTGGCCTACGAGCCCGGCGACCCGGCGACCGTGATCGGCCTGGCCGACACGGGCGTGGCGATCCAGCACGCGGAACTGGCCACGCGCCTGCGCGCCGGCTTCGACAGCGTCGATCTGGATCCGTCCACCGTCGGCGGCCTGACCCTGGTCGGCGATTACCGCCGCCGCGGCGAGCGTCCGCAGGACGAGGTCGGCCACGGCACCGGTTGCGCCGGCATCCTGGTCGCGCGCGGCGAAGGCATACCGCCCGGCGGCGCCGGCGCTTGCGGCCTCACGCCGGTGCGCGTGCTGGGTGCGGCGGTGGGCGCGGACGAACGCCGCTTCGGCGTCGGCGCGCTGGACAACATCGACGCCGGCATGAAACGCCTGATCGATCTGGGCGTGAAGGTCATCAACATGAGCTTCGGCACGCCCGAGTCGGCGCTGGGCGCGGACGCGCCCAAGCCGCACGAAGAAATCGTGCGCTACGCCCTGGCGCGCGGCGTGATCCTGGTCGCCGCCAGCGGCAACTCGGGTCTGACCGAGAATTACTACCCGGCCGCTCACGAAGGCGTGATCGCGGTCGGCGCGATCGACAGCCAGCGCCGTCCGGCCAGCTTCAGCACCCGCGGCGAGCACGTGTCGATCTGCGCGCCGGGCCGCGACATCCTCACTTGCGGCCTGGAGGGTTATCAGACCGCCAGCGGCACCAGTTTCGCCTCGCCGTTCGTGGCCGCGGTCTGCGGCCTGCTGGCCTCGCGCTCGCAGCGCCGCGCCTGGCCGCTGGACAGCGCCGAGACCCGCGAGGTGTTGATCGAGAGCGCGCGTCCGTTCGCCAGCGCCGGCGTCGAGGGCTGCGGTCACGGCATGGTCGATGCCTTGGCCGCGCTGCAGGCGCTGGACGCGCGCATCGACCGCGCGATCCGCGAGGAAGGCGACGAACCCACCGATGTTCCACCCGCGCTAGCCGCGGCCTGA
- a CDS encoding BTAD domain-containing putative transcriptional regulator: MFRISLFGSLSIASEDAPSETVAIAGRCASLLAYLALGRGRYFSRSELLASLWPERASSSTAGSFNTALWRLRRLVEKPPLKHGDLIVCDRRGAIGLNGPAAVWLDVDEFQRLVTPGLSRAPEKLSDADIDGLRRGVAMYTSDILLDVTDDWALREREKHRRSYLNALGRLVQLATIRRDYAEGIRHAQAILDNDALREDVHRDLMQLLVLSGQRAQALRQFEHCRELLRRELAIQPMRETMTLYQSIAQSAIGSEPAPAATAYAPPMPPPMPMPGYAPMTADEGMRAYGLIDAARRHLATADSQLQLSLQFLER; encoded by the coding sequence ATGTTCAGGATCAGCCTGTTCGGGTCGCTGTCGATCGCCAGCGAAGACGCACCGTCGGAGACCGTCGCCATTGCCGGCCGCTGCGCCAGCCTGTTGGCCTATCTGGCGTTGGGGCGGGGCCGCTACTTCAGCCGCTCCGAACTGCTCGCCAGCCTGTGGCCGGAGCGCGCGTCCTCGTCCACCGCCGGTTCGTTCAACACCGCGTTGTGGCGCCTGCGGCGGCTGGTGGAAAAACCGCCGCTCAAGCACGGCGACCTGATCGTGTGCGACCGCCGCGGCGCGATCGGCCTCAACGGGCCGGCGGCGGTGTGGCTGGACGTGGACGAGTTCCAGCGCCTAGTCACGCCCGGCCTGAGCCGTGCGCCGGAGAAGCTCAGCGACGCCGACATCGATGGCCTGCGCCGCGGCGTCGCGATGTACACCTCCGACATCCTGCTCGACGTCACCGACGATTGGGCGCTGCGCGAGCGCGAAAAGCACCGGCGCAGCTACTTGAACGCGCTGGGGCGGCTGGTGCAGTTGGCGACGATCCGGCGCGACTACGCCGAAGGCATTCGCCACGCGCAGGCGATCCTGGACAACGACGCCCTGCGCGAGGACGTGCACCGCGACCTGATGCAACTGCTCGTGCTCAGCGGCCAGCGCGCGCAGGCGTTGCGCCAGTTCGAACACTGCCGCGAGCTGCTGCGGCGCGAGCTGGCGATCCAGCCGATGCGCGAGACGATGACGCTGTACCAGAGCATCGCCCAGAGCGCGATCGGCAGCGAACCGGCGCCGGCGGCGACGGCTTACGCGCCGCCGATGCCGCCGCCGATGCCGATGCCCGGCTATGCGCCGATGACGGCGGACGAGGGCATGCGCGCCTATGGCCTGATCGACGCGGCGCGTCGGCATCTGGCGACGGCGGATTCGCAGCTGCAGTTGAGTCTGCAGTTTCTGGAGCGGTAA